A region of the Fusobacteria bacterium ZRK30 genome:
ACAGATCCATTAATTAAGGGAAATCCGGTATTTGTATTGTTGCTTGGATTATGTCCTACACTAGGTGTAACTAACTCAGCTATAAATGGTATGGCAATGGGACTTGCGACACTGGTAGTTTTATCATGTTCAAATGTAATCATATCAGCTATAAAAAACTTGATACCGGCAAAGGTTAGAATACCAGCTTATATCATTGTAATAGCTACTTTAGTAACTATCGTACAGATGGTAATGCAAGGTTACCTTCCAGATCTATATGCAGTATTAGGGTTATTCTTACCTCTAATAGTTGTTAACTGTATAATCTTAGGAAGAGCTGAGAGTTTTGCTTCTAAAAATGGAATATTTCCTTCATTATTAGATGGTATTGGAAATGGATTAGGATTCACTCTGGCACTTACAGTATTAGGTGCTATCAGAGAAATTTTAGGAAACGGAAGTTTCTTCGGATTACAATTGACTCCTCCAACCTTCCAACCGGCGTTAATATTCATATTAGCACCTGGAGCATTTATAACAATTGGTTTTATCATAGCGACACAAAATTTTATTAAGATGAAAAAGGAGGGATAATCGATGGATTTAGGAAATTTATTTGGAATCATATTTGGTTCTATATTTATAAATAACTTTGTATTTGCTAAATTTTTGGGAATATGTCCTTTCATGGGTGTTTCTAAAAAGGTAGAATCTTCAATAGGGATGGGTATGGCTGTTACTTTCGTAATGACGTTAGCATCAGCAGTAACTTGGGTAGTGCAAAACTATCTATTAGTTCCTTTTGGATTAGAATATTTACAGACAATAGCATTTATATTAATAATAGCTTCATTGGTACAATTTGTTGAGATGGCAGTACAAAAGACTTCACCTAACCTTTACAAGGCTTTAGGAGTATTTTTACCACTTATCACAACTAACTGTGCAGTACTAGGGGTAGCAATTTTAAATATTCAAGAGAAGTATAACTTTATTGAAACTGTTGTAAATGGTATGGCAGCAGCAATAGGATTTACTATGGCACTTATCTTACTTGCAGGAATAAGAGAAAGATTAGAGTATGCAGATGTACCAAAACCATTTCAAGGTGTAGCAATAGCCTTTGTCACAGCTGGATTATTAGCGATGGCATTTATGGGATTCTCTGGGATGAAAATATAATTTAAATAATTAATCTATGACATAGATTTGGAGGTTAGAAATGATATACGCTATATTAGTATTAGGAGGAATAGGTCTTACTATGGGACTATTCTTAGCCTTTGCTTCAAAGAAATTTGAGGTAGAGATAGATCCTAATGTTGAAAAGATAATGGATATATTACCTGGTGCCAATTGTGGAGCTTGTGGATTCCCTGGATGTGGAGGGTATGCAGAAGCAGTAGCATTAGAAGGTGCTGACCCTGCATTATGTGCTCCTGGTGGTGCACAGGTTGTAAATGATATAGCAGCTATTATGGGTGGAGAAGGTGCTGACCCGAATGCTGTAAAGCAGGTGGCTAGAGTAAAATGTCAAGGAGATAACTCTAAGACAACTAAGATATATGATCTAAACACTGAGATGAAAACGTGTGCTACATCTACCCTTTATTTTGGTGGAGATAAGTCGTGCTGGCATGGTTGTTTAGGATATGGAGACTGTGTAAAAGTATGTCCGGCTGATGCAATAGAGATTAACGCAAGAGGAATTGCAGTTATAAATGAGGAAAAATGTATCTCATGTACTAAGTGTGTAAAGGAATGTCCTAAAAATATCATAGAGATGATGCCTGAAAATCAAAAAGTAACGGTATTATGTAACTCTAAAGATAAGGGTGCCCAAGCTAGAAAATCTTGTACTGTAGCATGTATCGCATGTGGAATGTGTGTGAAGGCATGTCCGGTACAGGTAAAAGATGCCGATGGTAATATAACTAAGGCAATCTCAATAACTAACAACTTAGCTAAGATCGATAAAGATCTTTGTATCAACTGCGGGCTTTGCTCGATGAAGTGTCCGACAAATGCAATAATAAATGAGATTAAAGAGGTTAAGAAAGCCGAAGTAATCGAAGAAAAATGTATTGGTTGTACAGCTTGTGCAAGAGTATGTCCGGTTGACTGTATTGAAGGAGCAGTTAAAGAAAAGCATAAAGTTGACCAGGAAAAATGTATTGGTTGCGGGCTTTGTTTCGATAAGTGTAAATTCTCTGCAATTAAGATGAATGTAACTGAAATAAGAAAATAGACCTATAGTAATAACCTTAAATGGGGATAGATAAAAAAGCAGAATCATAGATCTATGGTTCTGCTTTTTTAGTATCTATTTCTTATACATATCTATATCAAATAATAAACAAATTTTACTTCTATTCCTAGTTAAAAGGTGATACTATTAATGAATGCAAAAAGATTAGAGGGGGGTTATAGATGAAAAAGGATCTTATTATATTACACATTGCGGTTTTACTTTTCGGGTTATCAGGACTTTTTGGTAAACTCATAGAGGCGCCTTCTCAGGTGATTGTCAGTGGCCGGGTTATATTTGCTACAATGTTTCTTTATATTGTTCTTAAGTTTAAAAATGAAAAGGTAGAGATGAGTTCTCCAACTTCAAAAAAAATTATAATTTTGCAGGGGTCACTCTTATTTCTCCATTGGTTTTCATTTTTTCAGGCGATTAAGTTATCCAGTGTAGCTCTAGGGTTATTGTCTTTTTCGAGTTTTCCTATCTTTACAACCTTTATGGAACCTTTATTTTTTAAGGAAAAATTAGAGCGTGGAAAAGTCATTACAGCTATAATAACTTTTATTGGAATTTCCATGGTAATACCGCTAAATGGGATAGATGTTAAGATGTTAAGCGGGATAGGTATGGGTATATTTTCTGGATTTTCATTTGCAGTACTAGCTATAATGAATAGAAAATTTTCAAGTTCAGTATCGGGGATTAAACTTACATTCTATCAATGTCTGGGAGCATCATTTTGGTCAATCCCTGTTTTATTGTTATGGAATAAAGTTCCATCGGGAAAAGACATATTTTTCATGCTGATATTAGGAGTAGTTTTTACAGGGGTAGCTCATACTCTCTTTGTTATGTCGCTAAAGAGAATTAGTGCAAGTACGGTGAGTGTTACCACATGTTTAGAGCCTGTATATGCTATTATATTTGCAGCCTTTATATTGGGAGAAATACCTACTCTAAAGATAGTATTAGGAAGTAGTATAATCATATTGGCAGCATTTTTATCGACTAAAAGAACAGTTTTAAAAGATAAACCTGCTGTATAATTAAGTATAAAAAAAAACTAGAGAACCATCTATAGATGATCCTCTAGTTTTTTTTTATACTTAATTATTTTTCTTTATATGTTTCAAAAAATTCTTTTTTTGCTATTCTATAAACTTCAGAACAATCTAGTGGTGAAACTAAAAAGTCTCCCTTTTTAACAATCATTTTTTCGCCCCACGGAGCTGTGAAATAAAATACCTCTCCTACTTGAAGGTTCTTTAGGAGGTCTTTATCAACTTCTACACCTTTGATTTTACCGACAGCTTTATAGATCTTCCATCCGTTTTTTTCCTCCTAAATCAATTAGATAATAGATATTTCACATAAAATTATAAAATGTTTATAACTCTTTCAGCACTACCTTGATCTCATAATATTCTATATCATTTGGTAGCTCATCTTTGATAGGTCGGAGCATAGTCCCGCCAACTTTTTCAATGGCAGCCAATATCAACTTCTTTTTTTGGCTGTCTACGATCCTTGAGAGGTCAACTTCTAATCCTTCATCCATACACTTAAACAGATGGCTGAGGATGGTATCGAACTTACTTTTCCTTTCAGCTGCAATCTTATCTACATTTTTACCATCTAAAAATAATTGGTAGGAGATCCTGTGTGTGCTGTCTTTGGTGCTGGCTTTTTTAGGTTTAGCCTCTTTTTTTACAGTTTCTCTTACTTCTATTGGGCTGGTATCACCCTTTATCTCTTTTATTACCTCTAAAAATTTTATTCCGTATTTTTCATATTTTTTCTCTCCTACACCATTTATATCCAATAGACCTTCGTAGTCAGTAGGGAGATATTTGGCCATCTCCTGGAGGGTTTTGTCAGAAAATATAGTATATGGCGGTTTCCCTTCAGTCCTTGCAATATCAGCTCGAAGTTTACGAAGGAGATCAAAGCTTCCCTCCCATTCATAGGTAGTTTTTCTCTGAATTTTAGTCACTTTTCTAGTGAATTTTTCCTTGCTCTTTATGAATTCAAAGGCTTTTTTAGTCAATCTCAAAGTAGGGAACTCTGTTTTAGTAACATCTAAATACTCATCGCCTACCAGAAGGTCAACCAAAGCTCTGATGTCTTTCTGGGAATAATCTGATAGCAGTCCATAGGTAGAAGCTTTATCTAGATTCCAACTAAGAATACTCTTATTTTTAGAGCCTCCCAGGACTCCTACAATCATATTTATCCCGAACCTCTGCTCAGTACGGTAGACACAAGAAAGTATTTTTTGAACCTCAACTGTGATATCTTCTACCTCACCGTCATCTAAACAGTTACTACAATTATTGCAGTTTTCTATCCTGTCGTCTCCGAAATATTCCAAAATATATGATCTGACACATTTAGAAGTATGGCAGTAGTTCACCATAGAACTCAATTTTTCACGTTTGATATTCATAATCTCTTCAGAGGATTCAAACTGATTATTATTTATGAAAAAAGTCTGAGTCTGGATATCTTTAGGATTAAATATCAATATACAGTGAGAATCCAACCCGTCTCTTCCAGCTCTTCCGGCTTCCTGATAGTAACTTTCCAGATCCTTTGGCAGGTTACTATGGATAACAAAACGAACATTGGATTTATCGATTCCCATTCCAAAGGCGTTGGTTGCTACCATGAGAGTTAATCTGTCATTTATGAAATCATCCTGGTTTTGTTGTCTTTCATTATCAGATAATCCGGCATGATATCTTCCTACCTTGTATCCACGTTCAGATAGTTCAGAGTAGATGGAGTCAACTTCCTTTCTTGTAGAGGCATAGATAATCCCCCCTTCATCGCTGTGTTCCTTGAGATATTTCTTGATATAGGATAAGCTGTTAACCCCTTTTATAGTTGTAAATTTCAGATTTTTCCTATCGAATCCATTTATGAACACATTGGGATTAAACCTCATATTTTTTATAATATCTTCCCTGACTTTAGGAGTTGCAGTAGCAGTAAATGCTGTAACTATAGGATTACCAGGGAGCTGTTTTATAAAATTAGGAACATTGAGGTATGATCTTCTAAAATCATGTCCCCATTGGGAGATACAATGTGCCTCATCTATGGCTATCTGGGAGATCTTCTCCATTCTGATCCTGTCTATGAACTCTGAATTTTCAAATCGTTCCGGGGTAACATAGATGATCTTGTGGTCTCCATTTGAGATCTCCATGTAGATGGTATGCATCTCTTTAGGAGTAAGGGTACTATTGATATAGACAGAAGAAACTCCTAATGTATTTAGTGCATCTACCTGGTCCTGCATAAGGGAGATCAGAGGAGATACCACAAGGGTTATCCCTTCAAATATAAGAGCAGGAATTTGGTAACAGATAGATTTACCTCCTCCAGTCGGCATAATTCCCAAGGTATCCTGTCCCTCCAGGATGTTTTTAATGATGGGTTCCTGTCCCTCTTTAAAGGTGGTGTACCCAAAATATTTTTTTAAAATTTCATAAGCTTTATCCACTATTATCTCTCCTTTTCTCTGTGTGCTCAGTGTTCCAAATTATATTATCGTTATGATTAATTGGATCCAGAGTTATACTGTTTTTCTACTAATTCTTTTGCCACTAATTCCAGCATAAATAACTCTCTATCTATATAAAGACCAATATTTTCAGGCTGATTTTTGATAACTTCCTTATTGTGGGCAATAGCCTCATAGATATTTACCCATCTGGCATCCATGCCATTGTTTATCTCATAATCCTCTAAATTAGTTTCTCCTAATTCCTTGTGGATATCACAGATGAAAAAATGCGAGATCATATTGATATAGTCATAGTCTTTTTTATAGATAGGTTTTATCTCGTCATAGACACCATATTCATCTAATATCTCTATATTTTTAGCTCCTGTCTCCTCATTGATCTCTCTTTTTACACCTTCTACTAGATCTTCACCTTCATCGACTCCTCCTCCGGGGAAGCTGTAGTCATCATACCTTTTTGTATAGAGGAGTAAGATATTTTCACCATCTAATATAATTCCCCTGGCAGCAATTCTTTTATACGTTTTTTTATCTTCTAAATTTATATTTTCTGAAATAAATTTTCTGAGTATTCTCATTTTTTACCTCCAATAATAGTTTTTTATAATATATATATTATATCATACTAATAGAATAATTCTATTAATCACATTTCCTAGAATTGCTTAAATTTTTATCCCTCTTTTTTTCTACCGTCATTAAAGAAGGTTACAGATTAAATAAATTTTAATTAAAAACAAAAGCGTACCCATACACTTCGCATTTTTTTTATTGAACAAACAATATAATACAAGTATCATATTAATTGGAGTTATTATAAAATATTATTAGGGAGAAATTATATGAAAAGATTAACGAAAATTTTAAATTTAGTATTGGCACTATCACTTCTATTGGTTGTAGCTTGTGGAAAAAATGATGATAAAAATGATGAAATACCTGCTCAAAGCAATGAAGTCACGGTATATTCACCACTTTTTCCTGATGCTATCAATAGTGTTGTTGATGGTTTTACAAACAAAACAGGAATCAAGGTTAACCTGGTTGTAGCAGGTACTGGAGAATTACTTAAAAGAGTCCAAGCTGAAAGTGAGAATCCTTTAGGGGATGTTATTTTTGGAGGAGGAGCTGAATCTCTGAATTCATACAAAGAATATTTCGCACCATATAAAAGTGTAAACCATAATAATATAGATCCTTTATTTAGGGACCCTGAAGATAAGTGGTTTGGTTTTGCTGTACTGCCTATGGTTATGATCTATAATACTGATCTTGTAACTAAGGAAGAAGCTCCTACTTCTTGGAATGATTTAATCGACCCTAAGTGGAGTGGAAAAATAGCTATGGCTTCTCCTGTTAAATCCGGATCATCTTATACTATCACTGCTACTCTATTGACTGCCTTTGGAAAAGATTCTGAAGCTGGTTTTGATTTTGTTAAAAAATTCGTAACTAATCTTGATGGTAAGATTTTAGGAGGTTCATCTGCTGTACCTAAAGGTGTAGTAGATAAGGAATACTCTATCGGATTAACTTTAGAGAGTTCAGCTGTTAAATATAAAAATGCCGGTGGACACATCGAAATAGTATATCCATCTGAAGGTACTTCTGTTGTTGCTGATGGTGCTGCTTTAATTAAAGGTGCTATCAACGAAGAGAATGCTAAATTATTCTTAGACTATGTGGGGAGTAAAGAGGTTCAGGAAATTTTAGCTACAAAGTTTAATATCAGAGGAGTTAGAACTGATGTTGCTCTTCCAGAGGGATTAGGACCGATTTCAGATATCAAACTACTTGATTATGATTTTGACTGGGCATCTAGTAGTAAAAAAGATATAGTTAAAAGATGGAAAAATATAGTTTCAGGAAAGGAGTAAGATATAATAATTATAGGTAAATTATCAAAAATATCTCTTTAGGTCTGTTGCAAATATTAAAACTTTATAATCATATATAATTTTGAAGATTCAAAAAGGGTGACTTACAAGTAGATTTTCTACTTGAGTCGCCCTTTTTTTTAGTATTTTTATTTTCTAGGTCGAAAAGACTAATAAAAGTCGATCATATAGTTTCTAAAATTGATATCGGTATTTTTCTCTAGTTCCTCGGCTACAAGTTCTAATATAAATAACTCCCTTTCCAGGTATCTGCTCATATATATTGGTTTTTCTTTCTGGACTTTCTTATTGTGTGCTACGGCATCATGGATATTTATCCATAGAGCTTTAATTCCCATCTCCTCCTCATAATCTTCTAATTGAGGTTTTCCTAGATTAGAATCAACACTACATATAAAAAAATAAGAGGTCATATAGATATAATCAATCTCTTTTCTCTTTAAAGGCGGAATAATTTCATTATAGATTCCATAATTAGAAATTATCTTAATATTGTTGGCACCAGTTTCCTCTTGTATCTCCCGGATTAAACCTTCCCTGGGAGTTTCATCTTTTTCTAAACCTCCACCGGGGAAGCTGTAATCATCGTGTTTTTTTATATATAAAAGTAAAATTTTATCGTCCTTTAAAATAATTCCACGAGAAGATGGCCTTTTATAGACTCTTTTATCTTTAAGAATTGTACAGTCAATATCCTTTAATAGTTTCATAGAATCCCCCTAAAAATCTTATTGCCTATTATAATAGATGTATCTATTTTTGATTGTACCATAAAAACTAAAAAACCCAACCTGTTTAAAGGTTGGGTTTAAAAATTATATATACTTATTAGTAATATAGATCTCTCTTACTATTTTTTATCTCCTCTAATTTTACCTTTAGAGAAGCTTTAGTTTCTTCAGTTAATCTAGATGTATCGACGCTGGAATCGATTAGATTATACCCTACTTTTTTAGTCTCTTCACTGGCATAATCTTCAAGATATTCAGCTAAAGTCAGGATAGCATTAGGAGTACAGAAATTATGGATAAATCCAGGTTTTGAAAATTCCATAAAGTGTTCCCCGGTACGGCCAAGTCTATAACAGGCTGTACAGAATGAAGGAGTAAATCCATTTTTCATAAGTTCTCTTAAGATATCATCGAGATCTCTGGAATCACCAATCTTAAACTGTTCCTTATCTAAGTCCTGCTGACATTTATTTTTCTTATTAGAATATCCCTGTAACTCTATCTGAGTACCGGCATCGATTTGAGATACTCCAAGTTCCATACATTCACGTCTTAATTCAGCATTTTCACGGGCTGTAAGGATAAGTCCTGTATAAGGAACTGCCAGTCTAAGGATAGCTATAATTCTCTTTAATTCCATATCATTGATCAGGTATTTATCATCATGGTTGACTCCGGAAGCTTCATTTAACCTGGGAAATGATATTGTATGGGGTCCTACACCAAAATTATCTTCTAAATGTTCCACATGCTGCATCAATCCTAAAACTTCGAATTTCCACTTATAGATACCAAATAATGCTCCAATACCTACATCGTCTATACCTGCTTTCATAGCACGGGACAGACCAAATAATCTCCACTTAAAGTTAGATTTTTCTCCCTTTGGATGAACCATTGCATAAGACGGCTCATGGTATGTTTCTTGGAATATTTGATATGTTCCAATCTCTGATTCCTTTATAATTTTAAAATCCTCAATAGTCTGAGGAGCTGCATTTATATTGACACGTCTGATCTCTCCATTACCTTTTTTTACAGAATAAGTTTTATTTACAGTATCTCTGATATATTCAGGAGAATAGTCAGGATGAGTACCATATACCTGGATAATTCTCTTGTGTCCTTCATCTACAAGAGCTTCTATCTCTTGTCCCAATTCATCCAGGGATAATGTTTTTCTGGTCATTTGCTGGTTATGAACATTGAACCCACAGTATGTACAAGAGTTAGTACATTTATTTCCTAGATATAGGGGAGCAAATAACACTACTCTATTTCCATAAACATCCTCTTTGATATGTTTTGCCAGTGCAAACATCTCATCGATCTTATCCTGATCTTCGGTATTTAAAAGAACAGTTGTTTCTTCCAAACTAAGTCTTTCACCTTTTTTAGCCTTTTCCATAACCCTATAAAAATCTTCATCTGTAGGATTAGTTAATAATAGAGATTCGATTAAATCAGAATTAATAAAACTTTCCTCTTTAACCTCCTCTTTCCATGCTAAGTTATTCATCTTATACCTCCAAAATTTAATAATTTGAAGATTGATATGAAAATCATATAATCTAAAAGAAAAAATGATCTTCAATCATCTCCCTTTTACTTA
Encoded here:
- a CDS encoding DMT family transporter; the encoded protein is MKKDLIILHIAVLLFGLSGLFGKLIEAPSQVIVSGRVIFATMFLYIVLKFKNEKVEMSSPTSKKIIILQGSLLFLHWFSFFQAIKLSSVALGLLSFSSFPIFTTFMEPLFFKEKLERGKVITAIITFIGISMVIPLNGIDVKMLSGIGMGIFSGFSFAVLAIMNRKFSSSVSGIKLTFYQCLGASFWSIPVLLLWNKVPSGKDIFFMLILGVVFTGVAHTLFVMSLKRISASTVSVTTCLEPVYAIIFAAFILGEIPTLKIVLGSSIIILAAFLSTKRTVLKDKPAV
- the hydG gene encoding [FeFe] hydrogenase H-cluster radical SAM maturase HydG — translated: MNNLAWKEEVKEESFINSDLIESLLLTNPTDEDFYRVMEKAKKGERLSLEETTVLLNTEDQDKIDEMFALAKHIKEDVYGNRVVLFAPLYLGNKCTNSCTYCGFNVHNQQMTRKTLSLDELGQEIEALVDEGHKRIIQVYGTHPDYSPEYIRDTVNKTYSVKKGNGEIRRVNINAAPQTIEDFKIIKESEIGTYQIFQETYHEPSYAMVHPKGEKSNFKWRLFGLSRAMKAGIDDVGIGALFGIYKWKFEVLGLMQHVEHLEDNFGVGPHTISFPRLNEASGVNHDDKYLINDMELKRIIAILRLAVPYTGLILTARENAELRRECMELGVSQIDAGTQIELQGYSNKKNKCQQDLDKEQFKIGDSRDLDDILRELMKNGFTPSFCTACYRLGRTGEHFMEFSKPGFIHNFCTPNAILTLAEYLEDYASEETKKVGYNLIDSSVDTSRLTEETKASLKVKLEEIKNSKRDLYY
- the recQ gene encoding DNA helicase RecQ, which codes for MVDKAYEILKKYFGYTTFKEGQEPIIKNILEGQDTLGIMPTGGGKSICYQIPALIFEGITLVVSPLISLMQDQVDALNTLGVSSVYINSTLTPKEMHTIYMEISNGDHKIIYVTPERFENSEFIDRIRMEKISQIAIDEAHCISQWGHDFRRSYLNVPNFIKQLPGNPIVTAFTATATPKVREDIIKNMRFNPNVFINGFDRKNLKFTTIKGVNSLSYIKKYLKEHSDEGGIIYASTRKEVDSIYSELSERGYKVGRYHAGLSDNERQQNQDDFINDRLTLMVATNAFGMGIDKSNVRFVIHSNLPKDLESYYQEAGRAGRDGLDSHCILIFNPKDIQTQTFFINNNQFESSEEIMNIKREKLSSMVNYCHTSKCVRSYILEYFGDDRIENCNNCSNCLDDGEVEDITVEVQKILSCVYRTEQRFGINMIVGVLGGSKNKSILSWNLDKASTYGLLSDYSQKDIRALVDLLVGDEYLDVTKTEFPTLRLTKKAFEFIKSKEKFTRKVTKIQRKTTYEWEGSFDLLRKLRADIARTEGKPPYTIFSDKTLQEMAKYLPTDYEGLLDINGVGEKKYEKYGIKFLEVIKEIKGDTSPIEVRETVKKEAKPKKASTKDSTHRISYQLFLDGKNVDKIAAERKSKFDTILSHLFKCMDEGLEVDLSRIVDSQKKKLILAAIEKVGGTMLRPIKDELPNDIEYYEIKVVLKEL
- a CDS encoding RnfABCDGE type electron transport complex subunit B; this encodes MIYAILVLGGIGLTMGLFLAFASKKFEVEIDPNVEKIMDILPGANCGACGFPGCGGYAEAVALEGADPALCAPGGAQVVNDIAAIMGGEGADPNAVKQVARVKCQGDNSKTTKIYDLNTEMKTCATSTLYFGGDKSCWHGCLGYGDCVKVCPADAIEINARGIAVINEEKCISCTKCVKECPKNIIEMMPENQKVTVLCNSKDKGAQARKSCTVACIACGMCVKACPVQVKDADGNITKAISITNNLAKIDKDLCINCGLCSMKCPTNAIINEIKEVKKAEVIEEKCIGCTACARVCPVDCIEGAVKEKHKVDQEKCIGCGLCFDKCKFSAIKMNVTEIRK
- a CDS encoding ABC transporter substrate-binding protein; this translates as MKRLTKILNLVLALSLLLVVACGKNDDKNDEIPAQSNEVTVYSPLFPDAINSVVDGFTNKTGIKVNLVVAGTGELLKRVQAESENPLGDVIFGGGAESLNSYKEYFAPYKSVNHNNIDPLFRDPEDKWFGFAVLPMVMIYNTDLVTKEEAPTSWNDLIDPKWSGKIAMASPVKSGSSYTITATLLTAFGKDSEAGFDFVKKFVTNLDGKILGGSSAVPKGVVDKEYSIGLTLESSAVKYKNAGGHIEIVYPSEGTSVVADGAALIKGAINEENAKLFLDYVGSKEVQEILATKFNIRGVRTDVALPEGLGPISDIKLLDYDFDWASSSKKDIVKRWKNIVSGKE
- a CDS encoding NUDIX domain-containing protein, with the translated sequence MKLLKDIDCTILKDKRVYKRPSSRGIILKDDKILLLYIKKHDDYSFPGGGLEKDETPREGLIREIQEETGANNIKIISNYGIYNEIIPPLKRKEIDYIYMTSYFFICSVDSNLGKPQLEDYEEEMGIKALWINIHDAVAHNKKVQKEKPIYMSRYLERELFILELVAEELEKNTDINFRNYMIDFY
- a CDS encoding NUDIX domain-containing protein; translated protein: MRILRKFISENINLEDKKTYKRIAARGIILDGENILLLYTKRYDDYSFPGGGVDEGEDLVEGVKREINEETGAKNIEILDEYGVYDEIKPIYKKDYDYINMISHFFICDIHKELGETNLEDYEINNGMDARWVNIYEAIAHNKEVIKNQPENIGLYIDRELFMLELVAKELVEKQYNSGSN
- the rsxA gene encoding electron transport complex subunit RsxA, coding for MDLGNLFGIIFGSIFINNFVFAKFLGICPFMGVSKKVESSIGMGMAVTFVMTLASAVTWVVQNYLLVPFGLEYLQTIAFILIIASLVQFVEMAVQKTSPNLYKALGVFLPLITTNCAVLGVAILNIQEKYNFIETVVNGMAAAIGFTMALILLAGIRERLEYADVPKPFQGVAIAFVTAGLLAMAFMGFSGMKI
- a CDS encoding electron transport complex subunit E yields the protein MAKNNYIKLLTDPLIKGNPVFVLLLGLCPTLGVTNSAINGMAMGLATLVVLSCSNVIISAIKNLIPAKVRIPAYIIVIATLVTIVQMVMQGYLPDLYAVLGLFLPLIVVNCIILGRAESFASKNGIFPSLLDGIGNGLGFTLALTVLGAIREILGNGSFFGLQLTPPTFQPALIFILAPGAFITIGFIIATQNFIKMKKEG